The following DNA comes from Thermococcus sp..
GCTTGTTAAAACACCAAAGGGCGTCTTCCTAAACGTCGTCTTCTCAAAAGAGGTTGAGGTTAGAGAGCCAGAAACATTTGTTGGCGTGGACTTGAATGAGAATAATGTTACTTTAAGCCTCCTTCCAAGCGGGGAGTTCGTCCAAATCATCACGCACGAGCGGGAGATTAGGACAGGTTACTACGTGAAGAGACGAAGAATTCAAAGAAAGTTGAGAACCGGTAGGAAAAGGAAAGAGCTTCTTGAGAAATACGGTGAGAGGGAGAGAAACAGGTTAATCGATTTGTACCACAAGTTAGCTAACAAAATCGTCGAGTTTGCAGAGAAGTACGGTGGTATTGCTCTGGAGGATTTAACGGAAATCAGGGAGTCAATAAGGTATTCTGCTAAGATGAATGGCAGGCTTCACAGGTGGAGTTTTAGGAAGCTTCAGAGCATTATCGAATACAAGGCGAAATTGAAGGGTGTTAGGGTTGTTTTCGTTAATCCTGCTTTTACTTCCTCCCTGTGCCCGGTATGTGGGGGGAAATTAAGCCCGAATGGGCACAGGGTTCTGAAGTGTTCGAATTGTGGGTTTGAAGCCGACCGTGATGTGGTTGGCTCTTGGAATATTTCGCTTAGAGCCTTGAAGATGTGGGGAGTTACCGTTCCCCCCGAAGGCCAGCCAATGAAGACGGGAGGCTGGAAGGTTATCCGCTACAATTATTTCACAAGTTCCAAAAGTAGCGAATAACCAGAACGGT
Coding sequences within:
- a CDS encoding transposase is translated as MSLETIKLTVKFKLKTIPDGLDDFFQTYRGIVNFLITHAFENNITSFYRLKKETYKSLRKEYPELPSHYLYTACQMVTSIFKSFRKRKKKGKAKGKPVFKKEVIMLDDHLFKLDLEKGIIKLSTPNGRIQLEFCPAKYHERFKDWKVGQAWLVKTPKGVFLNVVFSKEVEVREPETFVGVDLNENNVTLSLLPSGEFVQIITHEREIRTGYYVKRRRIQRKLRTGRKRKELLEKYGERERNRLIDLYHKLANKIVEFAEKYGGIALEDLTEIRESIRYSAKMNGRLHRWSFRKLQSIIEYKAKLKGVRVVFVNPAFTSSLCPVCGGKLSPNGHRVLKCSNCGFEADRDVVGSWNISLRALKMWGVTVPPEGQPMKTGGWKVIRYNYFTSSKSSE